The following are from one region of the Stanieria sp. NIES-3757 genome:
- a CDS encoding D-3-phosphoglycerate dehydrogenase: MTMAKVLVSDPIDQVGIDILSQVAQVDVKTGLPVEELVKIIGEYDALMLRSGTKVTQKVIEAGTNLKIIGRAGVGVDNIDVPAATRQGIVVVNSPEGNTIAAAEHALAMMLSLSRQIPDANQSVKAGKWERKRFVGAEVYKKTLGVVGLGKIGAHVATVARAMGMKILAYDPFISTERAEQLGCRLVDLDLLFREADYITLHVPKTSETANLINSETLAKMKPTVRIVNCARGGIIDEAAIAEAVKAGKIAGAALDVFANEPLGESPLTELGTNVVLTPHLGASTAEAQVNVAIDVAEQIRDVLLGLPARSAVNIPGLNPDVMEKLRPYLQLAETLGNMVGQLAGGRIEQLNISLQGELATKDSQPLIVGALKGLLSQALRERVNYVNASIEAKERGIRVIETRDSSVKDYSGGSIHLEAQGSNGKHSVTGALLGDGEIRITDLDEFPINVPPSGYMLFTLHQDMPGIIGKIGSLLGSYNVNIASMQVGRKIVRGDAVMVLSLDDPLPEGILGEVIKIAGITDAYTVKLS, encoded by the coding sequence ATGACTATGGCAAAGGTTCTTGTATCCGATCCCATCGACCAAGTTGGAATAGACATCCTCTCTCAGGTTGCTCAAGTAGATGTCAAAACTGGTTTACCAGTAGAAGAACTGGTCAAAATCATCGGCGAATATGATGCTTTGATGCTTCGTTCTGGAACAAAAGTTACCCAAAAAGTAATTGAAGCAGGTACTAATTTAAAAATTATTGGACGTGCAGGAGTAGGAGTAGACAATATTGATGTTCCTGCTGCTACTCGTCAAGGTATTGTCGTTGTCAACTCTCCAGAGGGTAACACTATTGCTGCTGCCGAACACGCTCTAGCAATGATGTTATCCTTATCCCGTCAAATTCCTGATGCTAATCAATCTGTGAAGGCTGGGAAATGGGAACGTAAGCGTTTTGTGGGCGCAGAAGTCTACAAAAAAACTTTAGGTGTAGTTGGCTTAGGAAAAATTGGGGCGCACGTAGCTACCGTTGCTAGAGCAATGGGTATGAAAATTTTAGCTTATGACCCTTTTATTTCTACTGAAAGAGCAGAACAACTTGGTTGTCGTTTGGTGGACTTAGATTTATTGTTTCGAGAAGCAGATTACATCACTCTTCACGTGCCAAAAACCTCAGAAACTGCTAATTTAATCAATTCTGAAACTTTGGCTAAAATGAAGCCTACAGTTCGGATTGTTAATTGCGCTCGCGGTGGCATCATTGACGAAGCAGCGATAGCAGAAGCTGTCAAAGCAGGAAAAATTGCTGGTGCAGCTTTAGACGTATTTGCTAATGAGCCTTTAGGAGAATCTCCTTTAACCGAGTTGGGTACTAATGTAGTACTCACTCCCCATCTAGGAGCATCGACGGCTGAAGCTCAAGTTAATGTTGCTATTGATGTTGCCGAACAAATTCGGGATGTTTTATTAGGTTTACCTGCTCGCTCCGCAGTTAATATTCCTGGACTCAACCCCGATGTGATGGAAAAACTCCGACCTTATCTACAGTTAGCAGAAACTTTGGGTAACATGGTTGGACAACTCGCTGGAGGCAGAATTGAACAACTCAATATCTCTCTCCAAGGCGAACTAGCGACCAAAGACAGTCAACCTCTCATTGTAGGCGCACTCAAAGGTCTTTTATCTCAAGCTCTAAGAGAAAGAGTAAATTACGTCAATGCTAGTATCGAAGCCAAAGAAAGAGGAATCAGAGTCATTGAAACTAGAGACAGTTCTGTAAAGGATTATTCTGGTGGTTCAATTCATTTAGAAGCTCAAGGTTCTAATGGTAAACATTCTGTGACAGGAGCATTACTCGGGGACGGAGAAATTCGGATTACTGATTTAGATGAATTTCCTATTAATGTTCCTCCTAGCGGATATATGCTATTTACTTTGCACCAAGATATGCCTGGCATTATTGGAAAAATTGGGTCATTATTAGGTAGTTACAATGTCAACATTGCCAGTATGCAAGTTGGACGGAAA